The sequence TGAAGAAAGCTTGTGACAGGAGAGAATCTGATGAGACAAAGCAAAGAGCTGAGACATCTGTTCTTCCTGAACACTGGTCAATACATGATTCTGCTGAAGATATTTTTAATGCAGACCACCTCACCTATGGTGAGAAACAGAATTTCACTGAGTCGACCCATGTGGAATTTAAAGAGTTCTCTTCAAAGAACATCTTGAAACACATTGAAGACAACTTGCCACATTATATCTCTGCTTTTGCAAACACACAAGGGGGATATTTGTTTATTGGAGTGGATGACAGTAGAAAAGTGGTTGGATGTAGCAAAGAAAATGTTAAAACCAATGAATTATGCAGAGTAATAGAATATGTCAGCAAGAAGTTGCCTATCTCACATATCTGTAATTCTCAGGCAAAACTGAATGTTGCCCATAAAATCCTGCATGTGCGGGATAATGATGGGAACTTGCGTGGCTATCTATGTGCTGTGAAAATCAAACCCTTTTGTTGCGCTGTGTTTTCGGATAACCCTGACTCATGGATTGTGAAGAGTGACCGCATTGAGAGACTGATGACCGAAGACTGGACGGCTATGATGGTGGCAACCGATCCaggtcaaatgattaaaaatataaactttaaGAGTTTATTTTCCCATATTAACCTAAACTTCAGTGTTTCTAGCTTGGTAGCATGACTGGCAACTTGACAAATGAAGTGGTTCGAAAACTTAAAGTCACTGGTGTCCCACAATActtttcttaaagggacactgtcaacttagAAATCACTTATAACAATGTGagatgaaaaaaaatctgacataAGTTATAACATATGGCCAAAAGTATTATATGTCTAAACAATTGgaggggaaaatattttctttgttcggTTCATTTACTCTAGGACAACACTGTGTCTACAGCCCAGCCGGTTTCTCCTGTTTGCAGAGATGTTTCACACagcaaagggggagggagaagcattTAAGCCCTGATTTTGTCACCCTCCATCACACTGTGTTGTGCCTCGTGTCACAGGGTGAGGTGGGCCGTGCAGAGGACCCCAGCCATCACCTGTGCTAGTGGTTCCTGCTAGATCAGGTGAATGCAAGCAGTAGCAAGGCCTACTGGGATGAGAGAAGCAGGACAGAATAGAGAGAGCTGAGGAGACCAGTAGCTACAGGAAGCACTACAGAGGCCAGGACCTGGCAATGGAGAATGGAGCCCAGGAGGGGCTTGGCAGATGACTGCTGGAAGAAGATGGGAAGAATCACAGTATTCAGTTAACCCTCCCCCCTTTGCCTTAATGACACTCATCCCTAGGTGACTAGGATTACATCCCGCGGTGACTAGGATTATATCACTTTCTTCCGATTGACGGTTGTGACTCACTTTGGATCAAACCTGTCCTTCATCACCCTAGGACCACTTACTGTTTGTTACTCTGAGTGGAGGTTACAGAAATCTTTggttttcattattatttcttaGCAGTTCTAGGAGCAAACAAAAATGGAGGTTGTCCCAAGCTCTCATTGTCCTTGATGTTTAGGGGAAAAAACCACAATTAAATACAAAATCAAACCCTCACCTCAACTGCACTATACATGGCAGGAAATAATTAAAAACCTTTTATAGCACAGCAGAAATGAGAGAAAAAATACTCCATCCTCTTCAAATATTGCCCCTTAAGAAATATCTCCCTCCTAAATTCCCCATGAACAGATGAGCCTTTCTGCTTATCATGAAGATCAAGAAAGGGGTGTGTGAGGGGTGAGTTCTCAAATAGAGGAGCCCGCAAGGAGAATGCCCTGCCAGCCTCCTGCTCTCTCTGATATCCTGAGAGCTCAGGTGCCTCTGCCAATCTCAGTTGTGGTGGTATGGCCTGAGTTGAGAAGTGTCTCTCAATCTGGGAGGTCCCAGGCCATTAGAACTTTATAGGTCAAAACCTACACCTTAAATTCCACTCAAAAACCCACAGAGAGCAAGAGCAGATGACAAGGCCCTGGTGTGATATGCTCAACAGCGAGATGCCCCATTGAACAAGAATATTGTAACACTTGGCGTTGTCCTCGGTTTCTGCATTGATTTAAGATGCAGTCCTGTGTACTGCACTTTGTAGACACCTAGTCTAAGGTGACAAAAGCAGGAATCATGGTAGCAAGCTTCACATCCAACCTCCTGGTTAGATGCGAGCAGAGGAAGCCATTTTGGCTAACACTGAAAGAGAACCCTCCAGTACTAACTGGGAATCTAACCAGACTCCCAAGTAGCAAACAAGAGTAGCAAATAGTGGATAAACAGCCTCAGTGAGGTTATGTCTTCGCTGACAAAACAGGTGTGTTTTTACACCGAGATAGGTAACTCAAGATGGCTCTCGATGTGAAattctagtggagacaaggcaggGATAGTTTTTACATTAAAGTAGTCAACATCACTAATTTTTTGTCACGAAGATGGCCTAAAAGGGCAGACACAGTCTTCATCAAAACGTACCACATCATCTGAATTGGCAGAGACAGTAACAGAAAGTTGAGTGTCATCCGCATACAGAAGACACCATAAACCATGTTCCTCCTTAACCCTGCCAGGGGAGGCCCTCATCCTGAATCAAATCGCAAATGGTGAAAACATTATTGATCACTGGCCTTTTCTTCATCAGTGTGAACCAAAGATCAAGCTCTTTCTCTCCCAATTTCAACCTCCTTATGAAATAATTACAGACAAAACCAATGGGACAATCAAATATCTTGGTCCTGATTTATACCTTCTCCTTACTTTTCCTACCTTGCCTCCTTCATGCTTGGCCCTTGCAATCAACTCCCAACTTCAGGGTCTCCATATCTCCAGTATGCAAAAGAATGAATTCTTCTACTCTTTCAGCCACTGTAAGGTAGCCATAAAGTAAGGgacactgctgcagcagctgggtACCCAGATAAGGGCCTTCAGTTAAAGTAATTAATCTCATTTCATTTTGAGTGAAATGAATGCAAATGCGAAACCCACAGCAATTCTGAGAGCAGTTCAGGGCATGCTCATTAAAAATCCTTATGGTGGTGCTGGGGTGAAATAAGtatattaatattaaattttaatttacttttcaaGAGATTTCAAATCCAGTTAATGTCTTGAAGACTGAGCTGAGTGTATCATGTGGATCTCCACTCACTAAAACGGTGTATTCCAACCCAGGCATCACATGTCTTCGTGATCTGCAAAAATCTCCATTTTCAGGTATGTCTTTTTGGTTTTTATTAGTTTATTTCTGGTTTCTGTACATTGACAGACATGTTTGAAGGCATTTGGTTTACAAATAACATTAGAGTGGAATAAGAAGTGATGTTCTATGCACGCACAATACTGGCTTTTGAAGAATTAAGGACTGAAGCCACTAGCAATATCGTATGAACTGGTGAAAAACAGACCAACCTTGACCTCTCCGAATCCTCCTTACCTCTCTGGCCAACCCTCCCTCACCATGGTTAATTTATTTGAATGTGTGATCTATGTGATATTCAATTCTTATTTCAATGTTTTTCACATAAGAGAATGTGCAGGTGCTATATAATTACTGTAAGTCAAATGGGTGTCCTTGTAGATGTCTTTTATACTTAAGTGTGAATTTCCTGGGGTCTTTGGGGTCTCAGACATTTAATATTGAATTTAGTTTTGGTCTGCTGGATTTccttaatatttgttttatatttcacTTTTTGATGTCATTATACAGCTGGTGGAGGTGTATGAAATGATAATGCTGTTTCCAAATTTAGGCTTTTTTTGAGTAACGAATCATTCCAGAACCTTTCCTGATTTTCGTGAACATGTTCAATTGTTGTAACTATTAAGATGAATAAATTTCAGACTGTGGATTGTTCCTAATCTGTTCCTGTCAACTATTCATTGTTCATTCTTCATGATGTGTGATTGAACACCTAAGCCAcatctgctccctgactggatgactgaACCATTTTAAACAGGGCACTAGGTAATAAGAAGTAATGAACTTCTGCTATAAGTTTGCAAATGAAGTATGATTTTGCTGAACGCTTGTGAGAAATTTGGGATGTTCTAGTTATCCAGTGACGAAGCAACTCACCCAAGGCCTctcagtgaatcagtggcagaggaaGGATTAAATTCAAGGGCCTCTTGACTCCCATCCTTGTCCTCCCTCCTTCAGGCTGCCAGAGGATTTGAGCATCGTGCACTGCCGCTGAGTTCAGCTACACTTGTGAGAGCTCAGCACTTTAGGTGTCTCAAACtgagcacccagaaaatgaacaCACAGTGACCACCGGTGAAAAATTTCATTCCACGCACCTTTGTCCAGCCTCTCTCAGAGTCGCTGGATCTCCATCATGGGTCTGTCATTTCTCTCCCTCATCCAGGGTATGACAGCACTGTCACCTAGTGGTTTCTCACACTAGGGGCTCTTGTTGTGCCTTTTCCAGAACTGCAGCCCTAGGGCCCTAGACACTGAAGCAGTCCTCTGGTCTGTCCCCAAATTATCCCCACTTCTTTCCCCTCAAGGGCTACTGTTTAGGTTCCGCCCTGCCCAGGGTACGCAAGGAAAACTTTGTTACCAAAAGTTACATGCTACATGTGTAAAAAGGTGTTACTTTAAACTAGGAGGTTGTGAATTTGCATGGTTTGGTTAATTAGAGCCTGTAAAggggcactcacctcttgagTGCCTCCTAGCAGCTGGGTGCAGTGCTGCAGTCCTTTTCTCACCTCGGTGCCCCCTGCCAGCCAACCTTAGCAGGTTTTCCATGGCtaggccctccagccaagtcacaaagtCTAAATGAATCCCTTCTGGGGTATTAAAGAGTCCTTGCTAGGGTCTTTGGCCCATGCTCTGAGCCCTGCAAATTCAGCCCTTTCGGCTCTCAAATAAGGCCTGCCCCTTTGTGGGGTTTATGCCTCTTCACCTGTGGTAGATACAGAACCAgctactccaggttccaacccagggatcCTATACACAGTAGCCATGTACTCAATCCTTTACTGCAGTTTCCCTGAGCCTCTTCCTACCAGTCCTTTATCTCCAGCTGTATCTCAGGGCCAATGTCTTCAGGTCTTTCTCTGATCCCACCCCATGTAAGCCTAGCCAGCCATAACTAATTGCCTAGCTCCTTTGGCCAGAGAGGAGCACCCTTCCACATACCTCTGGTCCCAGCTTGGAGCTGAACTGCTAAGGCAGGTGGCTCCTTTTATCTGGGCCAGCAGGGCCCTTATTGGCTGTTCCTAGCCCCTCTAGTCCCAGGTCTCTGTGGTTTCCAGAACAGCTGCTCTGGAGAGTCCTCTCTAGGCAagctggaggacccaccttcgctgcttttcccctctcacCTTGCTGCTTGTTGGGGtggggtgtagtaggaccacggCGCCCCCAGCAGGAGGCTGCAAAGGTCgaatacaccccatcacagagccaCACAAAATAATCCCTGACGAGGCATCTGGGGAGTCGCTGCAGATACAGAGATTGTGGGGTGTGTTCTGTAGCTTGTTCAGTAGCATGCAAGACTGAAGTAAAATAGTGAGTCTTTCCTCTCAGCTATAAGGGAGACTTTTATAAGGACTGAGGGGGCACTCACTGGTGCTCCCATGAAGCTAGAAGATGAGTGAAGCTGACAAAACCATCGATTTGGAGAGAAAGGGGTACCCAGCCTCGGGAGACAGTAGACCAGCTTCCCATTTCCAGGAAACATTTCAGGTGAAATGCTTGTAGAATGCAAAAGTGCCTAAAAAAGTTTTGGCTCCCATCCTAACCACTCACCatagtaaagttaagcaaatgcatCATAATACCTAATtcttatatagcgcttttcatcagtagatttcaaagtgtGTGCatcagagtttgcaggatcagggcctttattTGTAAGCTCAGTGGAGCTCTCTGAATAAGAAAACAGATTCCTGAATACATAGCCCAAGTTCAGTCTGCTACTATTTGTGAAGTCTTACTACTTATTCGCTGAAAATATTACCAAATTTCAACAGTCACAGATTTTTGCACGCACGACAATTTTTCTGAACATTCATGCTggttaggtattattatttattctccTGTTTGAAAAGTTTCTGTCATGCTGTCAGGGAGCAGAATCATTACTGTGTGACCAGTACATCACGAATAGCAAACAGGAAAAGCAAAGCGTTTGTGAACAATCTGCAGTCTGAAAATTATTCATCACGTAATTCAAATATTCCGCAAGTCCCTGGGGATGACAAATGCATTTGCAGAAATCAAGACAGCTTTGTGAATGATTTGACACCTAAAAATGGGCTAacggcccaatcctgcaaaactgTATGCAAGGGAGTAACtctgtttcttttataaaaagtAATTATTAACAGCTCCTAATTCAGCTTTAGAAAAGGAGTTAAGTGTTAAGAGAGTAGTTAGGAAAAGTGGCAGAAACAGCAGCTCAGAACTTTGGTGAAGATGGGACAGTTAAAAACTTTTTGCAAGTGGCCCCTCCTTTGGCAGTGTGAGCAGAGGTGCCCAGGAATTAGTGGCccatggagactgaattccccTCTCATCCCTATGGGGGTCCCTACAGAGTATAGCTGAGACTCACTGGTGGATGATtatgggcagggggttggggccatGGGTCACAGGAAAGCCCATTTGCCATTGCTCAGGCTGTACGGGTTCTGTGCATAAGGGACTTCAGCCGTCAGGATTGCCAATCCAACATTTTTaccatcaggtttcagagtagcagccgtgttagtctgtatccgcaaaaagaaaaggaggacttgtggcaccttagagactaaccagtttaacaaatttgttagtctctaaggtgccacaagtactccttttatttttaccaTCAATACCTTCAGTTGGAACAACTTTTCAAACTGTACTGCAGTGTCTTaataaaaggaagaagaaaagaaattggACATaaaatttgttaatatttttctaATTCTCTCAATTTCTAGTAATTTCTAATGGGATAACATACACACCAGAAAACCTCACCAAAGAGCTGTTCTCAAAGTATCCAGGGCTGGAGAATTTAATGAACGAGCAAATGGAAGAGCTGCAGGCATCTCAGGGACTACTGATATTTTCAAGGAGCTGGGCTGTAGATATCGGATTGCCAGAGAATCAGCAAGTTGTCTGTGATGCTCTCTTAATAGCCGCAGGCAAACACCCAATGCTGTACACTGTGACTCAGAAGGACTGTTCTGTGAATATGTTTGAATATGCAAGACAAACTGCTCGTGCATTGAAACAGAAACTGGTAAATGTTGGGGGATACACTCAGAGAGTGTGTGTGATTCCCCATCTCCTACAGCTTGGAACCAATGAAGAAGGAAATACAGAGTTGGATTTGCAAGTTAAGTACCCTGGTAGCTACAATGTATCCCACAAGGACATGCCAAAATTACTGGACTCACTTGTGATAATCTTACTGGGTTTTAGGTCCTTTTTAAGTGACAGCCTTGGGTGTGAGTTTTTCAATctcctcactgttaaacaatatgaGTTACTAAGAACAGATTTCCATAAGATCAAGAAGCAATTTATTTATGGCCTGCCAGGAAATGGGAAAACGACAGTGGCCCTGAAAATCATAGAGAAGATAAAAAACGTGTCTCATTGCAAGTCTGAAGATATTCTCTACCTATGTGAGAACCAGCCACTGAGTGAATTTGTGAGGTGAGCAATTTATATGTAAGTCAACATTGTGCCCAAATGTATctaaaatgggggggagggagaggaaaatcaATACCCAAAAATCTTTTACAAGCTGTAGAAAGACCTTCctgctctcaggccttgtctacagtatgAACAAACAGACTCCTAATTCCCCGGCAGTGTAGCTCCACACAAGGTCACAGTAGATGACACAGTGGTAGACATGCCTGCACCCTGTCTACATTAACAGTTCCTATTATTGCTACAGCCAGTGGAGAATTATCGGTCTGAAGTTTGCCAGTGTAGGCATAGCTTGAAATGATGCCACAGATGAGCTAGTCGTTTTCATGTTACAGAACAATCTGGACAGGTATAATGGCATTTGGAACGGCTTTCTCCACAAACCACCTTAAACCATTTTGGGTCAGATTAACCCCTCCGCTAGTACAGGGAGATGCAAATGCACCCCCAGAAGCCAGCTAACCCCCTGCACCCTAGAGGAGATTCCTCCCTAGAGGATGGCAAATAGTGTTTGTATTGCTGTCTTCCCTGGGGGTAAACTGCGGGAGGGCAGCTTTGGTATCTGCTGGATGCTGTATACAAACCTGGCTGGCAGAGGCTGTAGCTGAGATGAGCTGGAATCAGCGCACACCTGCCTGCTCTTACACAGCCCTCCGTGGCCAGCACCACCCATTCTTCAGGCTTCTGAGCTCTCCAGTGTAGGAGAGGTTGCAGTCCCCTTTGGGGCAAGTCCAGGACAAAATTACatacagctgcatcagtgctcACAATGCTGTGAATTCTAGCACGGACTAGGCTCAGGTACTTGGGTGCTGTGGTGGGATCATCACAGGGAGCCACTGTTTCTTCGTGGGCCCTTTGCATTCCCTGGCACCAACTCATCCTGGCCTGGTCTTTCAAAAGTCTTTCAAAATCAAAATTACTTTAGACTCAGACCATGATAACAGAAGTCCTCCCAGTGTTCCTTCTGGATGGAGTGGGTTTTTTGCTCCTCTTCTATAGCCTGAGAACAAGTCACACATTTCCATGCGGTCTTCCACATCCATCAGAACAATGTCCTCAGGAGTGGCTCACCAAAAGGGTCCGGAATGCCACCCAGATATACGACATCATGGCACAAGAGATGGAGAAGATTGTAAGAAATCAACAAATAGATATTCCTCATCAGCGGTTAAGAATGTTGTTGGATGAAGCTGAATGTGCCCATCCCCTGCCAGGTGTTTCTAAGGTAGAAAGAAACTTGGAAGAGGATGAAATAGTAACATATGTGGTTGAAAACTGTCTCCAATATTTCTCAAAATGGTTACTCTGGGAAAGACATTGCTATCCTGTGCAGCACAGTGAAAGAGAAGGATAAATATCGTCACGTGCTACAGCCCAAAATGGAAAATGAGATGAAGAATTTCAAGCTGGATGCAGATTTCACAATGGCAGATGATGTGCTGGGACATGGCATTGTTCTTGACAGCATCCATCGCTTTTCTGGCCTGGAAAGGAGCATCGTATTCAGTATCAAACCAGTCCCTACACAGGAGGAGATTTCGAACAATCTTTTACTCTGTGTGGTATCCAGAGCTAATTTACAACTTCATTTGTTGTATGGAAGAGTGCAAAGTACGAAAAAGCTGACggtggtgcactcacaaactgaTTGAACGTGAGGTCTGTAACTGCTGTCTGGAGTGCCTGTCCTCCACTTCTGTTGttgactctctccagtttagTTTCTGCCCTCTGCACTCCTCTAAAGTCTCTAATGTACTCTTTGTGGCCAAATCTCAGGGTATGTGCTCCATCCTTAACCTCCTTGTCCTGTTGGCAGCTTTTGACACTGTTGACCACTCCCTCCTTCTTGAAATGTTGTCCTCAGCTGGCTTTTGTGGTTCTGTCCTTTTGTGGTTCTTCTCCCATCTCTTTGATTGCTCTCTAAGCGCTGTGTTTGATGGGCCATCATCCTCCCCTTTTCTGAGAGTGTCCTCTTCACAGCTCCTCTTCACAGTGTCCtcacagctcctcctcctcttcccctcctcctctacATCTCCACCCTAACTCTAGGTAGTCTTATCTGCAAGCATGGCTTTGATTACTCTCCTGGGCTGATGACTCAAAAAATCTACCTGTCATTGCCAACCAGAATTTGTAGAGCATGTGAGAAAAAATGTAAACCTCTGTTTATGGTGTGTCCCAAATATTCAAAAGCACCagtgaaaaaatacctctccagACACactgaagagtgtgtgtgtgtgtggtgcacgCGTGCGTGTGTGTACATATGAATATATACAAGATAAGTATCTtgttaaagaaaaaacacactTCAATAAAATACTCAAGTTCCCTGACTGCAAATTGAATTAGTAAAAGAAAACCCAAACCAATTAAATCAACAAGCTCTAGAATTCTGAGCAATCCTCATTCACTGTGCATCCCACTCAGCTGCTATACACTcagtacaaaaaaagaaaaggaggacttgtggcaccttagagactaaccaatttatttgagcataagctttcatgagctacagctcacttcatccgatgcatcatcggatatagctcacgaaagcttatgctcaaataaattggttagtctctaaggtgccacaagtcctccttttctttttgcgaatacagactaacacggctgctactctgaaaccactcattaCAAACTCGCTTGCACAGAAATAAAAACTGATGTGGTAGCACAAATCTGTCCATCCTGAGCCGCATACATTGTACATATATCCACAGTGGTGGTTATGTATGTAATGCTTTAAGTTCCAGGGCACAAACATAATATCAATCATCAATCTATCTGAAAACTGTTGAATCATTATGATAGTACAAAGGGAACAGAATGGTAATTAGATGCTAACTACATTGTTacttctctctctgaactttaaaTTAAATAACCTGGTGattactttaatttaaaaaattgccttTTG comes from Caretta caretta isolate rCarCar2 chromosome 17, rCarCar1.hap1, whole genome shotgun sequence and encodes:
- the SLFN12 gene encoding ribonuclease SLFN12; the protein is MALKEEHTSVDLNTNYADVVVKVEKVTFGEKTRNKMHNTKLKRKQNGKISQAACALLNSGGGLVEAEIENECYSYTKDGLGQDIGQSLTELISSKKFENYFECMQQNNKLFIFVKSWSSEVLPSPRICSIRTGLYQRSGTSAERTNSGVAAEFLEMKKACDRRESDETKQRAETSVLPEHWSIHDSAEDIFNADHLTYGEKQNFTESTHVEFKEFSSKNILKHIEDNLPHYISAFANTQGGYLFIGVDDSRKVVGCSKENVKTNELCRVIEYVSKKLPISHICNSQAKLNVAHKILHVRDNDGNLRGYLCAVKIKPFCCAVFSDNPDSWIVKSDRIERLMTEDWTAMMVATDPEISNPVNVLKTELSVSCGSPLTKTVYSNPGITCLRDLQKSPFSVISNGITYTPENLTKELFSKYPGLENLMNEQMEELQASQGLLIFSRSWAVDIGLPENQQVVCDALLIAAGKHPMLYTVTQKDCSVNMFEYARQTARALKQKLVNVGGYTQRVCVIPHLLQLGTNEEGNTELDLQVKYPGSYNVSHKDMPKLLDSLVIILLGFRSFLSDSLGCEFFNLLTVKQYELLRTDFHKIKKQFIYGLPGNGKTTVALKIIEKIKNVSHCKSEDILYLCENQPLSEFVR